A region from the Melanotaenia boesemani isolate fMelBoe1 chromosome 11, fMelBoe1.pri, whole genome shotgun sequence genome encodes:
- the idua gene encoding alpha-L-iduronidase isoform X3, giving the protein MGSISNYFTDFEDKSQVVEWRNLVYIIAKRYIDKYGLGSVAQWNFETWNEPNNHDFDNVTMSIQGFLNYYDACSEGLRAASRLLKFGGPGDSCHTLPHSPYCWAMLQHCYNGTNFFTGETGVKIDYIALHKKGGGYTLPILQQEIQTVGEIQELYPSFRSLPVYNDEADPLVGWSRPQEWRADVTYAAMVVKVINQHQSLLLANPNSTINYTLLSNDNAFLSYHPHPFTQRTLTARFQVNNTHPPHVQLLRKPVLTVMGLLALLGETQILAQVLNSGSHNNTLGTLASSHKPAMPGGSDSWQAAVLVFNSDDNRTSNATDDVTVTITGFPEQKGLVYVTYYMDNHVTNPYQLWQSMGSPDFPTAQQFRRLRSVEDPRTDGPWKVPVGNSLTLKSKLSVPSILLIHVCAQPKAVPDQVNGLRFIKITKGQVLIVWSDKCIDSRCIKTFEVEFSTDTKEFTRINTQDTIFTSYVFSPVDQEVGGLYRVQAVDYWGKNGPYSLPERYSED; this is encoded by the exons ATGGGTAGCATCTCAAACTACTTCACTGACTTTGAGGACAAATCACAAGTGGTCGAGTGGAGAAATCTGGTTTATATCATAGCCAAGAGATACATTG ATAAATATGGGTTGGGAAGTGTTGCTCAGTGGAACTTTGAAACATGGAACGAACCCAACAACCATGACTTTGATAATGTCACCATGTCAattcaag ggtttcTTAACTATTATGATGCCTGTTCGGAGGGATTGAGAGCTGCCAGTAGGCTCCTGAAGTTTGGAGGTCCAGGAGACTCTTGTCATACCCTGCCACACTCCCCATATTGCTGGGCCATGCTGCAGCACTGCTACAATGGCACTAACTTCTTCACTGGGGAGACGGGGGTCAAAATTGACTACATCGCCCTGCACAAGAAG GGAGGAGGCTACACTTTGCCCATCCTCCAGCAGGAGATCCAGACAGTAGGAGAGATTCAAGAGCTTTACCCCAGTTTCCGCAGCCTCCCTGTTTATAATGATGAGGCTGATCCTCTGGTGGGCTGGTCCAGGCCTCAGGAGTGGAGGGCTGATGTGACCTACGCTGCGATGGTTGTAAAG GTAATAAACCAgcatcagagtctgcttctggCAAACCCAAACAGCACCATCAACTACACACTGCTTAGCAACGACAACGCCTTCCTCAGCTACCACCCACATCCCTTCACCCAGCGTACACTCACCGCCCGCTTTCAGGTCAACAACACCCACCCACCTCATGTCCAACTCCTCAGGAAGCCTGTTCTCACCGTTATGGGTCTACTAGCTCTGCTAG GGGAGACCCAGATCCTGGCTCAGGTTCTGAACTCAGGGAGTCACAACAACACGCTGGGAACTCTCGCCAGCAGCCACAAGCCTGCGATGCCAGGCGGCTCGGACAGCTGGCAGGCAGCAGTGCTGGTCTTCAACAGTGATGACAACCGTACATCCAATGCcactgatgatgtcactgtCACAATAACAGGATTTCCTGAGCAGAAGG GTCTTGTGTATGTCACATACTACATGGACAATCATGTGACCAATCCATACCAGCTTTGGCAAAGCATGGGCAGCCCCGACTTCCCCACGGCACAGCAGTTCAGACGCCTTAGGAGTGTAGAG GACCCTCGCACTGATGGACCCTGGAAAGTTCCTGTAGGCAACTCTCTGACTCTAAAATCCAAATTATCTGTACCCTCCATTCTTCTAATCCATGTTTGTGCTCAGCCCAAGGCTGTGCCGGACCAG GTCAATGGATTACGCTTCATCAAGATCACTAAAGGCCAAGTCCTCATTGTTTGGTCTGACAAGTGCATTGACTCAAG ATGCATTAAGACGTTTGAAGTGGAATTCTCCACAGACACCAAGGAATTCACCAGAATAAATACCCAGGACACCATTTTTACTTCTTATGTCTTTTCACCAG TGGATCAGGAGGTTGGCGGTTTATATAGAGTTCAAGCTGTGGATTACTGGGGAAAGAATGGGCCATACTCACTACCTGAGAGGTATTCGGAGGACTAA
- the LOC121648921 gene encoding purpurin-like, with the protein MERTDISALKTSSGFTLHFRMDFQVFTILMIFLACVEQSLASCVVDSFTVKQDFDPQRYAGKWYALQKKDPEGLFLQDNISAEYTVGDDGAMVASSRGRVTLFGFWVVCADMAAQYSVPDPGTPGKMFMNYQGLASYLSSGGDNYWIIDTDYDNYAITYACRTQKEDGSCEDGYALVFSRNPRGLPPAIQRVVRQKQEEICMAGQFQPVLQSGAC; encoded by the exons CGCACCGATATCTCTGCACTGAAAACCTCCAGTGGATTCACGCTACACTTCAG AATGGACTTCCAAGTCTTTACCATCTTGATGATTTTCCTGGCCTGCGTGGAGCAGAGCCTGGCGTCCTGCGTGGTGGACAGCTTCACAGTCAAACAAGACTTTGACCCCCAAAGA TATGCAGGAAAATGGTATGCTCTGCAGAAAAAAGACCCTGAAGGCTTGTTCCTGCAGGACAACATATCTGCTGAATACACTGTTGGGGATGATGGTGCCATGGTGGCCTCTTCAAGAGGCAGAGTCACTCTCTTTGG GTTCTGGGTTGTCTGTGCGGACATGGCTGCTCAGTACTCAGTGCCTGACCCTGGCACCCCAGGCAAGATGTTCATGAACTATCAGGGACTGGCCAGCTACCTATCCAGTGGAG GTGACAATTACTGGATCATTGACACAGACTACGACAACTACGCCATCACCTATGCCTGCCGCACCCAGAAGGAGGATGGAAGCTGCGAAGATGGCTACGCACTGGTGTTCTCTCGCAACCCCCGTGGCCTCCCCCCAGCCATCCAGAGAGTTGTCCGCCAGAAACAGGAGGAAATCTGCATGGCTGGACAGTTCCAGCCTGTACTGCAGTCTG GAGCTTGCTGA
- the idua gene encoding alpha-L-iduronidase isoform X2: MVWKGFSALAFLFCLPKTTGSSYVITVDVGRPETDLKHFWRSTGFCPPLPHTKAHQFDLSIDQQLNLAYVGSVPHGGIQQVRIHWMLELVTAQDIGTRPQYNFTKLDQLIEVLWLNGLQPGFELMGSISNYFTDFEDKSQVVEWRNLVYIIAKRYIDKYGLGSVAQWNFETWNEPNNHDFDNVTMSIQGFLNYYDACSEGLRAASRLLKFGGPGDSCHTLPHSPYCWAMLQHCYNGTNFFTGETGVKIDYIALHKKGGGYTLPILQQEIQTVGEIQELYPSFRSLPVYNDEADPLVGWSRPQEWRADVTYAAMVVKVINQHQSLLLANPNSTINYTLLSNDNAFLSYHPHPFTQRTLTARFQVNNTHPPHVQLLRKPVLTVMGLLALLGETQILAQVLNSGSHNNTLGTLASSHKPAMPGGSDSWQAAVLVFNSDDNRTSNATDDVTVTITGFPEQKGLVYVTYYMDNHVTNPYQLWQSMGSPDFPTAQQFRRLRSVEDPRTDGPWKVPVGNSLTLKSKLSVPSILLIHVCAQPKAVPDQVNGLRFIKITKGQVLIVWSDKCIDSRCIKTFEVEFSTDTKEFTRINTQDTIFTSYVFSPVDQEVGGLYRVQAVDYWGKNGPYSLPERYSED; this comes from the exons ATGGTGTGGAAAGGATTTTCTGCTCttgcttttctgttttgcttgcCCAAAACGACAGGCTCTTCCTATGTTATTACAGTTGATGTGGGGAGACCAGAGACAGATCTTAAACACTTCTGGAGAAGCACGGGTTTCTG cccCCCACTCCCTCACACTAAGGCCCACCAGTTTGACCTGAGCATCGACCAGCAGCTGAATCTGGCCTATGTGGGCTCTGTCCCTCATGGAGGGATCCAGCAGGTCAGGATACACTGGATGTTAGAGCTGGTCACCGCACA AGATATTGGCACAAGACCCCAGTACAACTTCACTAAACTGGATCAGCTCATAGAGGTCTTGTGGCTCAATGGACTTCAACCAG GTTTTGAACTAATGGGTAGCATCTCAAACTACTTCACTGACTTTGAGGACAAATCACAAGTGGTCGAGTGGAGAAATCTGGTTTATATCATAGCCAAGAGATACATTG ATAAATATGGGTTGGGAAGTGTTGCTCAGTGGAACTTTGAAACATGGAACGAACCCAACAACCATGACTTTGATAATGTCACCATGTCAattcaag ggtttcTTAACTATTATGATGCCTGTTCGGAGGGATTGAGAGCTGCCAGTAGGCTCCTGAAGTTTGGAGGTCCAGGAGACTCTTGTCATACCCTGCCACACTCCCCATATTGCTGGGCCATGCTGCAGCACTGCTACAATGGCACTAACTTCTTCACTGGGGAGACGGGGGTCAAAATTGACTACATCGCCCTGCACAAGAAG GGAGGAGGCTACACTTTGCCCATCCTCCAGCAGGAGATCCAGACAGTAGGAGAGATTCAAGAGCTTTACCCCAGTTTCCGCAGCCTCCCTGTTTATAATGATGAGGCTGATCCTCTGGTGGGCTGGTCCAGGCCTCAGGAGTGGAGGGCTGATGTGACCTACGCTGCGATGGTTGTAAAG GTAATAAACCAgcatcagagtctgcttctggCAAACCCAAACAGCACCATCAACTACACACTGCTTAGCAACGACAACGCCTTCCTCAGCTACCACCCACATCCCTTCACCCAGCGTACACTCACCGCCCGCTTTCAGGTCAACAACACCCACCCACCTCATGTCCAACTCCTCAGGAAGCCTGTTCTCACCGTTATGGGTCTACTAGCTCTGCTAG GGGAGACCCAGATCCTGGCTCAGGTTCTGAACTCAGGGAGTCACAACAACACGCTGGGAACTCTCGCCAGCAGCCACAAGCCTGCGATGCCAGGCGGCTCGGACAGCTGGCAGGCAGCAGTGCTGGTCTTCAACAGTGATGACAACCGTACATCCAATGCcactgatgatgtcactgtCACAATAACAGGATTTCCTGAGCAGAAGG GTCTTGTGTATGTCACATACTACATGGACAATCATGTGACCAATCCATACCAGCTTTGGCAAAGCATGGGCAGCCCCGACTTCCCCACGGCACAGCAGTTCAGACGCCTTAGGAGTGTAGAG GACCCTCGCACTGATGGACCCTGGAAAGTTCCTGTAGGCAACTCTCTGACTCTAAAATCCAAATTATCTGTACCCTCCATTCTTCTAATCCATGTTTGTGCTCAGCCCAAGGCTGTGCCGGACCAG GTCAATGGATTACGCTTCATCAAGATCACTAAAGGCCAAGTCCTCATTGTTTGGTCTGACAAGTGCATTGACTCAAG ATGCATTAAGACGTTTGAAGTGGAATTCTCCACAGACACCAAGGAATTCACCAGAATAAATACCCAGGACACCATTTTTACTTCTTATGTCTTTTCACCAG TGGATCAGGAGGTTGGCGGTTTATATAGAGTTCAAGCTGTGGATTACTGGGGAAAGAATGGGCCATACTCACTACCTGAGAGGTATTCGGAGGACTAA
- the idua gene encoding alpha-L-iduronidase isoform X1 → MVWKGFSALAFLFCLPKTTGSSYVITVDVGRPETDLKHFWRSTGFCPPLPHTKAHQFDLSIDQQLNLAYVGSVPHGGIQQVRIHWMLELVTAQYSSCRDIGTRPQYNFTKLDQLIEVLWLNGLQPGFELMGSISNYFTDFEDKSQVVEWRNLVYIIAKRYIDKYGLGSVAQWNFETWNEPNNHDFDNVTMSIQGFLNYYDACSEGLRAASRLLKFGGPGDSCHTLPHSPYCWAMLQHCYNGTNFFTGETGVKIDYIALHKKGGGYTLPILQQEIQTVGEIQELYPSFRSLPVYNDEADPLVGWSRPQEWRADVTYAAMVVKVINQHQSLLLANPNSTINYTLLSNDNAFLSYHPHPFTQRTLTARFQVNNTHPPHVQLLRKPVLTVMGLLALLGETQILAQVLNSGSHNNTLGTLASSHKPAMPGGSDSWQAAVLVFNSDDNRTSNATDDVTVTITGFPEQKGLVYVTYYMDNHVTNPYQLWQSMGSPDFPTAQQFRRLRSVEDPRTDGPWKVPVGNSLTLKSKLSVPSILLIHVCAQPKAVPDQVNGLRFIKITKGQVLIVWSDKCIDSRCIKTFEVEFSTDTKEFTRINTQDTIFTSYVFSPVDQEVGGLYRVQAVDYWGKNGPYSLPERYSED, encoded by the exons ATGGTGTGGAAAGGATTTTCTGCTCttgcttttctgttttgcttgcCCAAAACGACAGGCTCTTCCTATGTTATTACAGTTGATGTGGGGAGACCAGAGACAGATCTTAAACACTTCTGGAGAAGCACGGGTTTCTG cccCCCACTCCCTCACACTAAGGCCCACCAGTTTGACCTGAGCATCGACCAGCAGCTGAATCTGGCCTATGTGGGCTCTGTCCCTCATGGAGGGATCCAGCAGGTCAGGATACACTGGATGTTAGAGCTGGTCACCGCACA atATTCTTCTTGTAGAGATATTGGCACAAGACCCCAGTACAACTTCACTAAACTGGATCAGCTCATAGAGGTCTTGTGGCTCAATGGACTTCAACCAG GTTTTGAACTAATGGGTAGCATCTCAAACTACTTCACTGACTTTGAGGACAAATCACAAGTGGTCGAGTGGAGAAATCTGGTTTATATCATAGCCAAGAGATACATTG ATAAATATGGGTTGGGAAGTGTTGCTCAGTGGAACTTTGAAACATGGAACGAACCCAACAACCATGACTTTGATAATGTCACCATGTCAattcaag ggtttcTTAACTATTATGATGCCTGTTCGGAGGGATTGAGAGCTGCCAGTAGGCTCCTGAAGTTTGGAGGTCCAGGAGACTCTTGTCATACCCTGCCACACTCCCCATATTGCTGGGCCATGCTGCAGCACTGCTACAATGGCACTAACTTCTTCACTGGGGAGACGGGGGTCAAAATTGACTACATCGCCCTGCACAAGAAG GGAGGAGGCTACACTTTGCCCATCCTCCAGCAGGAGATCCAGACAGTAGGAGAGATTCAAGAGCTTTACCCCAGTTTCCGCAGCCTCCCTGTTTATAATGATGAGGCTGATCCTCTGGTGGGCTGGTCCAGGCCTCAGGAGTGGAGGGCTGATGTGACCTACGCTGCGATGGTTGTAAAG GTAATAAACCAgcatcagagtctgcttctggCAAACCCAAACAGCACCATCAACTACACACTGCTTAGCAACGACAACGCCTTCCTCAGCTACCACCCACATCCCTTCACCCAGCGTACACTCACCGCCCGCTTTCAGGTCAACAACACCCACCCACCTCATGTCCAACTCCTCAGGAAGCCTGTTCTCACCGTTATGGGTCTACTAGCTCTGCTAG GGGAGACCCAGATCCTGGCTCAGGTTCTGAACTCAGGGAGTCACAACAACACGCTGGGAACTCTCGCCAGCAGCCACAAGCCTGCGATGCCAGGCGGCTCGGACAGCTGGCAGGCAGCAGTGCTGGTCTTCAACAGTGATGACAACCGTACATCCAATGCcactgatgatgtcactgtCACAATAACAGGATTTCCTGAGCAGAAGG GTCTTGTGTATGTCACATACTACATGGACAATCATGTGACCAATCCATACCAGCTTTGGCAAAGCATGGGCAGCCCCGACTTCCCCACGGCACAGCAGTTCAGACGCCTTAGGAGTGTAGAG GACCCTCGCACTGATGGACCCTGGAAAGTTCCTGTAGGCAACTCTCTGACTCTAAAATCCAAATTATCTGTACCCTCCATTCTTCTAATCCATGTTTGTGCTCAGCCCAAGGCTGTGCCGGACCAG GTCAATGGATTACGCTTCATCAAGATCACTAAAGGCCAAGTCCTCATTGTTTGGTCTGACAAGTGCATTGACTCAAG ATGCATTAAGACGTTTGAAGTGGAATTCTCCACAGACACCAAGGAATTCACCAGAATAAATACCCAGGACACCATTTTTACTTCTTATGTCTTTTCACCAG TGGATCAGGAGGTTGGCGGTTTATATAGAGTTCAAGCTGTGGATTACTGGGGAAAGAATGGGCCATACTCACTACCTGAGAGGTATTCGGAGGACTAA